The following are encoded in a window of Rissa tridactyla isolate bRisTri1 chromosome 3, bRisTri1.patW.cur.20221130, whole genome shotgun sequence genomic DNA:
- the NENF gene encoding neudesin codes for MAGGAARLLLAALLGALPAAAERELRFRPPAEAPVRLFTEPELARYDGQQEGQPIYLAVKGVVFDVTAGKEFYGKGAPYNALVGKDSTRGVAKMSLDPADLTHDITGLTEEELTSLDDIFNNVYKAKYPIVGYTSRRILNEDGSPNLDFKPEDQPHFNIKDEF; via the exons atggcgggcggcgcggcgcggctgcTGTTGGCCGCCCTGCTGGGCGCCTTGCCGGCCGCGGCCGAGCGGGAGCTGCGCTTCAGGCCGCCGGCCGAGGCCCCCGTCCGGCTCTTCACCGAGCCCGAGCTGGCCAGATACGACGGGCAACAG GAAGGACAGCCCATTTACCTGGCGGTGAAGGGAGTAGTATTTGATGTCACTGCTGGAAAAG aATTTTATGGAAAAGGAGCCCCATACAATGctttggttggaaaagactcaACAAGAGGAGTTGCAAAGATGTCTCTGGATCCAGCAGATCTTACACATGATATA aCAGGACTCACAGAAGAGGAACTGACGTCCCTGGATGATATCTTCAATAATGTTTATAAGGCCAAATATCCAATTGTTGGCTATACTTCTCGAAGAATTCTGAATGAGGATGGCAGCCCCAATCTAGACTTTAAACCTGAAGATCAGCCACATTTCAACATTAAAGATGAGTTTTGA